The genome window AAGGGCATGGTACGGACACTTCAGGGACTAAAACCACTCTTAGTTATACAGACGATGCATCATCTAATTCATGGCCAGAAGATGCAGTAAAATATTCGGGTGTGAAAGCAGATGCTGGTGATAAAGTGGAATTAAATGGGCCGGTACAAGAGTCTGGCTTTGCCCCAGAGCCAAAGAGGGCAGCGAAAATCCATGACTTTTGTTTCGGTATTCCTTATGGTGAGTGTGCCTGTGTTTGTGTATTAGAATGTCGGCCTGGAGGTCAATTTGATTGTCTTTTCTAATAGTTAGGTTTCCTCAAATTTTTCAACGAGTATGGTTTCATACTTTCATTACATCAATTTCATCAGATTGATACCGTGCCTATGTAAGTATGTGAACCAATCATGAAAACCTACTTGTTCGGAAGGTGATTATAAAAGTAAATTTTTAGGTTTCCTAACAATTTGATTGTCTGGAAGGCGATAATAAACGCAAATTGTTGTGAATTAAAATGTCTGCCTGGAGGTCAATTTGATTGTCTGTTCTAATAGCTAGGTTtcctcaaaattttcaaatgagtATCGTTAcaatcaatttcatcaaatgGATAGTGGATACTATGGCTTTGTATGTGAACCAACCATGAAAACCTACTTGTCCAGAAGGTGACAATAAACGCAAATTGCTTTTGTGACTAGGAAGAATGATTCGATTTTTTAGGTAGAACATAGTGTTTACTTAGCCTAATGTTGTTAATGATATCATTCAGCTACAGTTGAGATCAAATAGGCCTTTTTCTTTCACAAAGGAAAGGAAATGTGTGTCAAATCACTAGTGGCACTTCCCCTTGAGAGGAGGGGATTATTAGGAGGTGAGTTGCAATTCAAAAATGAAGCTTGAAACTTTTTAATTGTTTGGAGGCAGAATCAAAGGAAAAATATGTTTGTCGAAATTAGGCTGATTGTATTTTTCCAATTGCAATAGTTGCATACATGTCTACACTTGTTTGGTAATCACCTTCACTgtaataaacttttttttctataaAGGCCAAAATCAACTTTTTTGTGGCACTTTTGTACCAGGTGGCCTTGTTCTGAGTGGGGCGCTTATTGGATTTTTATTCTCAAGAAACCTTACAAATCTAAGCACTGGGGTACTTTTTGGAGGAGCTTTACTGGCCCTCAGTACCCTCAGCTTAAAGATCTGGAGGCAAGGGAAGTCCAGTTTACCATTTATTCTGGGACAAGCAGGTAGGTAGATTAACTCTGTGTTGAAGCTCCGTTAGAATAGTATCTCGATTCACAATGatgctttctttatttttaatatggATTTATCTTTTCCCAAGATAGCTGGTTTTTCATTTATTAGAAACTGCAATTTCTGTACCTTAAAGAGACAAGGAAATATAAAATTGGATTGAGAGGCCTCTAAACATTACTTTGGCCTGCTATATAATAgttctattttgtttttcatgtaATGGATGTTTCATCAAAGAGACCTTCTGATATAAGCCTTTGGCAGTACCACTTTGAGATTAGATTGCCAGTTTCTGACCTCCTTTTATGCCTGAACAAAATGAAGACCGACTTGGAATGTGTATGCAATGTGAATTGGGTATGAATCTATCTAGACTCCGAGCATATAAAAAAGTTTGAGTCACTTAAAAGGAAGAGATACATAAGTAGTGCTCATTACATAAGTCAGCGAACGTAAAATATTTTATTCCCTGAAGTCAATACCAAATATTTGTTTAACTTATACATGCAGCTTCCAGTCTGTTGAACAAAGGTTTCCTTGTCATCGATCCTATGGGACATCCACAAGCTTATATACTGCAGGGAATAGAATGAATTATTTGGAAAGCGAATTAGCATTCTGCATCCCATCGGTAAACTAGGATGTTGTCAAGAATTAAGATGTCATGGGCAATGCACCTCTTATTTTACTGACAGTCTACACATGTGCATGCCAATGCTCATATGTGTTTGCATGTATTGTGTGAAAGAGCTGTAagattgaaaattaaaaaaaaaatacccttgCCTATCTGAGCTTGCCTGATTGTATTTCTTCTTGAACTTGCAGCACTTTCAGCAGTACTTTTGTGGAGGAACGTTCAGGCCTACTCATTGGTAATAATTGCATTGGTAAAAGTTATATTTATGGTTAGTtgatcttttctttttaatattgtGGTCTATCAATGCAGTCAAAGAAGCTAATTCCAACTGGGTTTTATGCCGCCATAAGGTATATAATGTGTTTGCCTCTACTTTATTGACCAAGATACCTAGGCTTTTATGTCTCATTCAAATGTTCtcaatttttcattatttaCACTGTACTCATGTTTCACAGTGCTGCAATGCTGTTCTTTTATTCATACGTGGTGATCTCCGGTGGAAACCCGCCTCCAAAGAAGTTGAAGTCTTCCGCTAGTGTTGCATCATGAtgggagttcttagaagtgtgaatAAAAATGGGGCAAATTTTGGTTAATATAGGCCGTGTTGTGAGTCATGACATTAATTGATATCATAGATGAACAAAATTGGTAGTCGTGTAGTTCTATGTGTGGCGCAATTGCTCTCTATTGGCTTGTAGAATATGGAATAAGTCCCCAAGGTGCCAAATATAACTTAAAGAAGTCATGAAAGTCTTTGAAATTATAATATCTTGTAGTATTCTTTATATTTTGTAGTCCGAAAGATTCATTTTTGATAGTCCTGTGTTTCGACTCACTAGTTGTTGTGCTGAGAACCTCATGAGCAGAGTAACATAGATGATGTAGCtgactgaattttttttcctggtccATATTCTTGCTCCTCTCTTTATGCAGATGTAATGGTGTCAGTATGCTACCCCAAGGCCCAATCTTATCCATGCTTATATATGACTTTGCATATATAAGCTCTTCGAAAGCGAAAGCAGTCCAGAAATTTTCCTTGCACTGAGAATGCAGGAAGAGTTCTTGTGATCCTATGTGTGTGTGAAATACTGGAGAGGCGCCTGGATTTGGCAATGGAGTTCTTTTTCACTGAACAGAGACCATCGCTAGATTTTGTGATTTTGCAAGGAAGTCACATCTGCCAACATACATAACAACAGACCCAATATCCGTTCATACTAATTTGAGCTTAAAGAAAAGCATTTGATGGTTGATGTTGGTTGAAAGTTTGgcttattttatattttgcttTTCATATCTTCCGTTGGGCGATATGGGACAAGCGAATTAGCCTCATCGCCGCTTAGTAGATCTCATATCTTCCGTTGGGCGATATGGGACAAGCGAATTAGCCTCATCGCCACTTAGTAGATCGCCTTAGCCCGTCAAACCTAGTGCTACAATCTAATATTAAATATTGtaaacataaattttatttgaagGGCATGTAACTGGAATCAAGTTAGtattttactatatatatattttttaaaatcgtAAGTAAGAATACCATACAAATTACATGAATTTttactattatttattttttaataatttgttaTTGACCACCGCCCCATGGCGTGAAGTATAAATAGCCAATAAtgtaattttagggtttagcctaaaatagtgaaaaatgtgaaaatattTGTCTTACGTGCCTAATTCTAATTGGTTAGACAAATGTGacatgtgagaaatttttgaTCCGTAAAATTCCACGTCTTGAACACAGAACCCTCTATTAGTCTACTTCAACgttaagaaagaaagaaaaaaaaaaggtgaacgAAGTTCCCTTGCGCACTCTTTCGCTGCAACTTCGAACTTCAAACTGAAGCAAAACCCTAACAAGAACCCAACCTACAAGGGTCAATCTACTTACTCTCCTTCTCTGGATTCTCGTCGACACAAGTGACTACCCACTATAGAACCAGAATTCTAGTGGGGACCCGATTTCTCGGTACCTAGCCGGGGATGTCGCCGGCGGCGGTGGATAAGCGATCTCCGCCGTCCTCTAAACTCCAAAAGCCTCCTGTTGACGTATTTTTCGGTTCCAATGGTCAAGACAGTACGAAGGCAAGTGATTCGATTCAGTTCGATTGCAGCAATAGTGGTTTCTCCTCCCGGGAGGGGTTTGTGGCATCGGGTCGGTGTCGTCCTAGGCTGGTGAAACTGAGGAAATCGTCGCACGCGAGGCTGAGAAATTTATCAGGTGAGACGGGGTCGGGTTTAAATCCATTTCGAGCAACAAACGGTTCTCTAAACAGCGCTGGTAATTGTGAAAATGGTTTATCAAATGGTTTTAGTTGTAATCAGAACGAGTCCTTTTTGTTTAGTGGCACTATGGAAAATGAGGGTAGAGTGGAGTCCGGGAAGTTTGAAAATGCGGGTTTTGTGTTTGGAGCTAAACAGTGTGAGGTAGCTGTTAATAAGGATTGTGAGAGTTCGCAGACTAGTGGTGAAATTTCTGGATTTCCAGTTCCTGGTGATAAGCAGAAGGCGAACGCAGATAACCAAGGGGATTTCCAGAAAGTTGATGATGTGGGGCTTGTTTTTGCTGCTACTGGCAATGCTTCAGGGGTCAAACTAGAGGCTAAAGCTGAGAGTGGGGAGCGTGGTGGTTGGGGTTTGAAGTCTGGTGATAATGGAGATGTTTCCACTTTCAATTTGAATTTCGAGGTGTCGCATCAAAATGTGGAAAAAATCAGTTCTGGCGGGGTTGACTATGTTTTTGGCGCTAACCAGAGGGAGTTTGCATCGAGTTCAAATTCCCGTAAGACTGATTCCATGACAACAGTGGGGGATTCtgctttgaattttgtttttggtgctaGCTGGTTCAATTCAGAGTCAAATTTGAAAGGGGAAGAACGAAAATTGAGTGAGAACTCTATTGGATTAGCTTCTGATGATAAGGAGAAAGTAAAAGGGGAAAGTGATGTGGGATCTCACATCTTGAGAGCTAGTGCTGTTCAATGTAGTTCTAATGGAACTTGCAGCTGGGATGAAGGTCATCCTGATGGTATTTTTGTATTTGGCAGTGGCAGTAAGCAGCGGTTCAATTCCGAAGAAGGCTTGTTACAGAAATGCCCCAATGAGAGTAATTCTCATGGTGTAATTCTCGGAAATGACATTGACATGACAAAGGCTCACAGTGGTAATTTTGAATCTAGTATTAACAATAAGTGTAAAGTTGAATTTGACAGTAGTGATAGTTTAACTAGTAATCCAAGCTCAATTGCTTTTTTTAAACTTGCTGATGAAATGAAAAAACTAAACATCAATGATTCCAGCAATGTCAACTGTGCTGACAGTAAGGAACCTTCTTCCTGTTCCAAAACTTCATTTATATTTGATAGCAAGAACGTGGCTTCAAGTATTTATAACATTAATACACCAGCTGCTTCTCATAGTGAAAATTCAGAAGGTTTCAAGAGTTTGGATGGAGGAAAATTCCCCcaaggtgaaagagataaggaTGATAAACTGAATGGAGATGCTGCACCGTCAATTCCCTCGCCTATTGGTCTTGACTGTCAATCTAAGGGCAGTGTTTCTGAAGCGAGTTCCGCAGATGCAGTTGAAAGTAAAAAAGATGAGGTTAGTTCTACTTGCAACCCAGAGGGATTTGGGGCAACCTTTCCAGATTTCGAAACCCCAAAATGGGATCCTTGTTCTTTAAAAGCAAGTTTATTTTCTGAAGTAATTACAAAATTGCAATCCAGTACAAAGATTAGATCACTGAGGGatagaaaatcaaagaaaaagaggggaaaGTTGAAGCAACCTCACCAATGTAAGCACCAACCAGAACAAGATCCTTTGCCAAAAGAAGGCGATGTGGAAGGAAATCAGAACTCCCCAGGGTATTCGCCCATGGATTTTTCTCCTTACAAGGAAAGCTTAGGGGCTGAGCAATTTTCAAGGGAAGCCTCTTTGACATCAAAAGGTTCCTCCATGGTAGAAAATAATTGTGTGGATTCTATCTCCCCTTCAGCTTTTCCTGCTCATCGAGAAAATGAAGATGAGGCCGTTGCAGAAAATAAATTAGATATTGATGTAGGTAGTCAGAAATGCGAGGAGCCAAGTGAGGGGGGTTTGGATCATCATTCAGGAGGATGTTGTGCCAGTGATTGTGCTTCTGAAGATTTTCTTTCTGAAGTTGAAACTAAGTACTCTAATTCCACGCTTGAGCAAGCTTGCAATAGCTGTGGTGCTGGTGTTAAGTCTTCTCAGGATGGATACAGCTTGAACATGGAGGGGAAACAAGGAAACTGTGCATTGCAGTTCTGTTTTGCTTCTGGTTTATCAGATAGAGACAAGAAAACCTATTCCTTTTCTGCATCTTCCTCTGTCAAAAGTAACTTATCAGCAAGGAAGCATCAGCGTAGAAATATGAATAGGAGGAAAGTCCATTCCAAACAATTTGTTAGTACTCCAACTTCTGATGACAAGGTTTGTTCTTCCTCTCTtcaattttcagttttttcaCCCTGTACTGGCTCTTGGCTCTTGTTCACTTTTGAACACAATGCAGTGTCAAGAAGGGAATTTTTCGACTTCTCAAAGCAATGAACAGAATAAATCTGAAGCGGAAGAAGGGTTGAAACAGAGATTAGCCTCGACCACAGAAGCAATTGAGAAAGCCTGTGATGCTTGGCGACTCAGGTGCTTTGCAAGCATAATGAGTATTTAATGTTCAATTATCTTTCTATGATTGGTTACCTTTCTTACTCCTCTCTGAATTGTTTCTGGATATTATTTTTTGCTTATCCCTGCAAGATTATGACTTTTAATAGGGGAAACCAGGCATATGAAAATGGGGATTTGTCTATAGCTGAGAATTTCTACACGTATGGAATAATTTCAGTCCCTTCTAATGAGACGTTAGAATGTCGCATTGAGCCTCTAGTGCTCTGTTATAGTAATCGTGCTGCTACACGGATATCTCTTGGAAGGATTAGGGAAGCTTTGAGGGACTGCATGATGGCTATGTCACTGGATCCGAATTTTACCAAAGTCCAAATGAGAGCAGCAAAGTAAGGCATACTTTTCTGCTATTTtgaattatgatttatgaatggACTATAATCATGTGCCTGCTGTATCCTTGTCCATTTTGGTTTCTTtaacgatttttttttaaaaaaagaaggaaatattTAATTAGAAAACTTTCACAGGAGATCGACTAGTAAATTGCGTGTACTTTACAACTCATCTGAAACTGCTATTGTTGTAATGCTTTTATATGGTATTGCAAGTTCGCTCTGCAGGAGTGGGTGCAATGTGCCCTACCTTGGAAATATTTCACTGCCATCAAAATTCTTTCTAATATTCAAACTTAAAGTCTGTGTTATGGAGTAGAAactcttgtttttatttttcatctgGACTTGTGGAGACAATGCTCTATACGTGTGTTGTATATATTGTTGCTTGGGAGGCTTCATGTTCTGTTATTCTAGATTGTACCATAAACATTCCTTTGAAtctatgtttttattttccaaGTTGCCATCTTGTGCTGGGAGAAGTTGAAGATGCATTGCTcttttttggtaagtgtttggaaTCAGGAGCTGAAGTATGCTTGGATCGGAGAATCACAATAGAAGCTGCTGATGGCCTCCAAAAGGCACAGGTATGCAATTATTTTATATAGTTCTGTTGCTAATGAATTTCTCATTTTAGCATAATGTAGAGACTGCTCATATGCACTAAAACATAGTAAAGTTGAGTCCTGTTGGCAGGCTTTACAGAAATGATAGGTGCTCCTTTCTATTCTCTCTGTAATTCATGTAAAAGGCGCATTTATTGGTCATCTATTCTTTATATTATTCGATGCTAAAGTTTTCTAAGAGAAGTCTAGGAACTTCATCTATGCGTATCCATTTGTTTACGATTGTTGATTTGTCTACAATAAGTTCTTCCATATATAATCTCCTCCGTATATATTGTGGACACTTTGGCTTCTGATTTCCCAATTTCAAGACTATTGAGTCACTATTCTTAAGGGTAACTTTTGGCCCAGCTGCAAAGGCTCCGTTGCAACCTGGCGGCCATAGGTTAAACCAAGAAAACATCCTCTCTGCTAAGCTTGTGCAAGGCTGCATACATCTGCCCTTCCCAATCCTGAAACCATTATGAGAGTCTCGTGCAATGGATTTTTGTGGCCTTTTTATTTCGTAATTCCTAGTGAACACAGTTTTTGTAAAAGATAAGTCTTCACTTGGTAAAACAAAATGAGAATAAGATTAAATTAGACTTGGTAATCCTGGTCCCCCGTtgaatgatataaaaaaaaaaacaatcatatTAGCATTGATGGTTGTGAACCTAGATATCACAAGATGCCTTTAGTGAAAAATTATGTTATTGCTGAATCATTTTACAAAATCCGAAATATATTTGGAAATCCTTTGAACTGCTTCCTGTGTCGGTTTCTCTCTGTCAGAGAAAATTTGACCTCAGGTTTTAAATTGTTGAAGTTGTGTAAACGTTTTCTATGACTTGTGACCCTTGCCTGAGATAAGAACACTACGGGTAGTAAAACAATAAGCATGATGGAAAGGGACAAACACCTATCATGGTCCTACCTTGTCAATTGCGGATCCATTTTGTGTGCTGTTCGCTGGATGGTTCTTTGCATGAATTGTGTTGGTATGTTGAACTGCTTCATTCATCTCTTATCCTTCCACCTCTCTTGTCACCAAGATAAAAGCAACGTAATCTACATATTGTTCAGTAAATTGTTACAATCAGAATCACAATTGAAATTTACTTTCATTTAGAGTTTACGGTCACAATGTGTATGATTTTGATTCTGAAAGCTATAGGCTTGTTGTTTTATTTCACTAGATGGCTGTTTATATTTCCCCTTACAGATgtctaaattttcttttgtttaagtCAAGTCATCATTATAGCCTTCCTGTGCTTTGGTGCATGgcttttttctcttcctctccccCACCCTTCTTCCCTCTCTTGTTTGTGCATCTTGAATGTACTTTTGTTTCATAAAATGAATGTGTAAGGGAGATATTATTCTCGTTTGATTCTCAAACTAATGGTTTAAGTGCTTTCCCTTTATTGCAGAAAGTGGCCGAGTTTACAGATCGGGCTGCTGAGCTCTTGAAACAAAGGACATCGGATGCAGCCGCAACTGCTTTAGATATAATCTCTGAGGCATTATCAATTAGTCAATACTCGGAAAAGTTACTTGAAATGAAAGCGGAGTCTCTGTGTCTGGTTTGTGTTTTCTCAATAAATAACTCCGCTCAGTGATCCTTATCCTTCATTGTCTCTTATAGCTTACCCACGTAATTAGGCGAGTTGGGGCTAAAATTTTCTCGGCTTCTTGCAGTTACGGAAGTATGAAGAGGTGATTCAGCTATGCGAGCAGACTCTTCATGTTGCTGAAAAGCATTTTGTGTCTGCTGGCAATTTAGAACAGTCCACAAATGTGGCTGGTTCAGGATGTAAAAGCTACTCAGTTGCAAGGCTGTGGAGGTGGCATTGGATATCAAAGGCCTACTTTTTCATGGGAAGGTTTGAAATGGCTATCAAATTACTTGCAAAGCTAGAAGAAGTTGGATCCATCAGAGATGGGTAAATATGTTGATCTGTGCCACACTGTTACTTTGCCTTTTCATGACAATATTCTTGTGAGGTTGCTGATGATAATGTTCATTATATAGGTCGAGGAGGAGTAAGATTTTGGAATCACTATTTTCATTAGCTGCCACCATTCGTGAACTTTCATGTCATAAGGTATGTGAGAGATAGGATTTCCTTGTGTACATATAAGATGCTTAGTGTTTACTCTTCAAGATGGAATATATGACTCAGCTAGTTCTATTCAATTGGTcatgtgtttttgtgcaattatgaGACAAGACATCGGTGTTCTATGCCACATGGGAGAACATGGCaaaattgaaagttgaaacacatAAGAAAGGGCAAAGCCATGGGCATGTGGCTGCTATCATTGTGGGTTTGAGAAGGGCCACATGCATGTGACTTTATCCTTGCATTTTGGAGTTTTTTGTTCTTGGGATTTAAATTTGTTACACTCATTATGCAACGAAACACATAGTTGGATAATgttaattaaaaattacttaTCTGTTATTCATCACGCTATGAATATCTTAGATCAGTAAATGTATCTCTGAAAATTTTTCTTGTTTGCCCGGCGACGGTTTCTCATGCACCAAAAGTTGTTACTCTTTGAGTGGAAATTCCAGTGGTGAATTTCTTTAGCTTGGACTTTGAAATCTAAACCCGTTGTTTGGAAACTTTAAAGGGTGTGTAGTTGTCTCTCATTGAAACCTATCGCTGGATCTCGAGAAGGTAAATTCTGAATCGCAACTGGCAGCTTGCCAGGCAGAAATTTAATGTTATTGTGTTTTATCTGACTTGTTTGTTGATGAATAATATCATTGACCTCAGTGCCTTTTAAAATGTTGGTGCTCTTTCCTCAGAATATTTAAACTATATAAGGTTTctgtttattttataaaaaaaaaattacagcaagcAGGGAATGAAGCCTTTCAATCAGGAAGATATACAGAAGCAGTGGAGCAATATACTGCTGCTTTATCAAGCCATGTTCAATCACGCCCTTTTGCAGCAATCTGCTTCTGCAACCGTGCTGCTGCACACCAAGCTTTGGACCAGATTGCTGATGCCATTGCTGATTCCAGTCTAGCCATAGCCCTCGATGAAAATTACTCCAAGGTTTGCGTCTTTTATGAATATTTTCATGTGCACTAGCAGCATGACTTTAAAAGAATATATCTACTCTTtctccaccccccccccccccttcttcTTAACCTCCCAAACAGAAGACTTGTAATGTGAAGAAGTTCCATCATCTATTGCGATGCCACCACTAGGAACTGGGTGCTGGTTTGATTCTGGGGAAGCTGGTTAATCTTAATTTATCAGAATACATTAATTTTCCAACTtgctcattatttatttaactgCGTgtgtataaatttaaaatatatgaacGAGAGAGAAGGGTTTAATGGTTTCCATATGaagcattttaaaattttaatcctTTCCCGTGAAAATCTCTTTGACCAAAAAACTTTGATCAGCTAATAGATTGATGCTGTACCTGAACAGTGAAACTATGATATTGTAATTAATATGGTGGAAAGTGATATACCATTGAGATGATGCTATCTGATGCAGGCATGAGCCTTTAATGTTTAAGCCTTTATAAAAGGATATCgactcttattttattttttccttttttgtttttttctccaaGTTTAAGGAGAGTGCAAGCTTTAATGAAGTGTTAAGGTTGTTTTATTGAAACTTAGGCATCACTGGTTCAAATCATCGTTAAGAGCCTCTTAACAATTTGAGGATAAGATTACTGATTTCCGGTTGTATCTTTGtccatttcttttcttctctatttccaAATATTCTCACCTTTTCCTTTTATGGAATTATGTTTGAAACATCTACCTTATTATGTTGGGGAACAAATTGTGGAAATCTTTGTTCCAGTATTGTTTCTAATGGCTTTCACATGATGTAAATTTTTGGTCTATAGTTTTGTAACTAAATGTGATTCCTACAACCAAATTGATCTGTGCCTCAGCCTGGTTAACTGCCATAATGACAGCAGTTTTTTGGCTGCTATGCTATCAAACCGTTTGTTTACATTCACTTTATAGGGGAATAGTTTACTTTTGCATCTCTTATGTTTgagcattttctttttcaaaatcatAAGGGTAGGGAAATGTACTGGAGTTTGATTCTGGCAAATATTGAGTAATGTGTTCAATTTCTGAGCTTAAATCTTTGTGCCTGATCTCCCGGCCTTATGTAGGCGGTTTCAAGAAGAGCCACCCTGCATGAGATGATTAGAGACCATGGACAAGCGGCTACTGATCTCCGCAGAGTGATAACCGTACTTAGAAATCAACCTAAGGAAAAGGTTATAGGATCTGGTACAGCAGGTAAATCGACTGGTAAAGTTAAAGAACTAAGGCAAGCTCATCGCCGTCTGGTCTTGTTGGAAGAGGAGGCCAAAAAAGGAATCCCATTGGATTTATACCTCGTACTGTAAGTGCTTAGTTGAATTTCAGAACTTGTTTTAAATGCCTAAATTACTTGCCCATGTTGTGTGTAGTTCAGTTGTGGAGTTGCTTTTGTAAATGCCGTTGATCTTGTTGTCAGGCTGATACTTCTTTTGGTATGAGTGTTTTTAAGTTATCAATAAAAATGCAATTTTCATCACTGGAAGTACTCTAGAGAAATGTTTGTAATGTAACTAGAACTGGGATTATTGAAAGAATCCAAGTAAAGTTGAGGCAGCGTAAGAGCAATAAAAAAGAGAGTAGTTGCCTTCTGAAACTGAAATCATTCATGGATGTAATAATGTATATGCATAATTACTTAGGTACCACTTAGACAAAAGGAGAGACATCTGTATGCACATATACATATTATTGCTTGTTTccctccttttttcttctcctggACCTTTTGGACATTTTTTCGCAAGGGGGGCTATTATGTTTGTCAAATTACCTCTCTCAGCCTTCTTTTTTGCTCACGCTTTTACGCTGACATGAAAATCTGTTGTTATTCGAGGTATTTGCAATGGCGTAATTTTTCTTATGTGATCTAAATTAATATGCTAATCACAAGAAATAACATTTATGAAAATCTTTACAATTTATGTCGTCATGTATATGTAATTGAATATTTTGACAGCACACTTGGAAATGTGAATATGCTTGTTTACACAGAGAtacagacaaaaaaaattggttgATTAGgcgtctggaaaaaaaaaattctagctAAGCTTTTATGGAGGAGTGGGTACTTGAACCCCAGAATATTGGCTGGGAACCACTCCTAGGTCTTcagaatatttttttaaaaaaagatgaaTTTGAAAAGGTTTATTAATACGTAACTGAAAATTCATCTTGTAGTTTCATAATTGTCAAAAAGACGAATGAGGGATGTGACAAAGTCTTCAGTGATTGAAATGATAAGTCTGCCTCCACTGTAGACTTTTAATTGTTGCTGCATCTCTACCAGAATGTTGTCGAGAATGTGGTTGCTTCTTCTAGTTTCTATTTGCTGCGACTCTTTCTATTATTATTACTTAACAAAAGCTTATTTTGTTATTCTATTTCATGGCAATGCTAGGGGAGTGAAACCGTCCAACACTGCAGCAGATATAAAGAAGGCTTATAGGAAAGCAGCACTCCGACATCACCCAGATAAGGTTTTAAGCCTACTTTCTTAAGTAATATAAGCattgtgattttttatttttcattgatattacATTTGTGGGTGCTTGTGTGTTTTGCTTGTGAAATATAGGCTGGTCAGTTCCTGCCAAGAAGTGAGCTTGGAGATGAGGGGTGGCTCTGGAAGGAAATTGC of Tripterygium wilfordii isolate XIE 37 chromosome 13, ASM1340144v1, whole genome shotgun sequence contains these proteins:
- the LOC120011681 gene encoding protein FATTY ACID EXPORT 1, chloroplastic-like, whose product is MESAAATVSPQLSCFFSFNRSSKFQLQRQFVLSPTLRRPKQSIVMSAEGHGTDTSGTKTTLSYTDDASSNSWPEDAVKYSGVKADAGDKVELNGPVQESGFAPEPKRAAKIHDFCFGIPYGGLVLSGALIGFLFSRNLTNLSTGVLFGGALLALSTLSLKIWRQGKSSLPFILGQAALSAVLLWRNVQAYSLSKKLIPTGFYAAISAAMLFFYSYVVISGGNPPPKKLKSSASVAS
- the LOC120013676 gene encoding uncharacterized protein LOC120013676, which gives rise to MSPAAVDKRSPPSSKLQKPPVDVFFGSNGQDSTKASDSIQFDCSNSGFSSREGFVASGRCRPRLVKLRKSSHARLRNLSGETGSGLNPFRATNGSLNSAGNCENGLSNGFSCNQNESFLFSGTMENEGRVESGKFENAGFVFGAKQCEVAVNKDCESSQTSGEISGFPVPGDKQKANADNQGDFQKVDDVGLVFAATGNASGVKLEAKAESGERGGWGLKSGDNGDVSTFNLNFEVSHQNVEKISSGGVDYVFGANQREFASSSNSRKTDSMTTVGDSALNFVFGASWFNSESNLKGEERKLSENSIGLASDDKEKVKGESDVGSHILRASAVQCSSNGTCSWDEGHPDGIFVFGSGSKQRFNSEEGLLQKCPNESNSHGVILGNDIDMTKAHSGNFESSINNKCKVEFDSSDSLTSNPSSIAFFKLADEMKKLNINDSSNVNCADSKEPSSCSKTSFIFDSKNVASSIYNINTPAASHSENSEGFKSLDGGKFPQGERDKDDKLNGDAAPSIPSPIGLDCQSKGSVSEASSADAVESKKDEVSSTCNPEGFGATFPDFETPKWDPCSLKASLFSEVITKLQSSTKIRSLRDRKSKKKRGKLKQPHQCKHQPEQDPLPKEGDVEGNQNSPGYSPMDFSPYKESLGAEQFSREASLTSKGSSMVENNCVDSISPSAFPAHRENEDEAVAENKLDIDVGSQKCEEPSEGGLDHHSGGCCASDCASEDFLSEVETKYSNSTLEQACNSCGAGVKSSQDGYSLNMEGKQGNCALQFCFASGLSDRDKKTYSFSASSSVKSNLSARKHQRRNMNRRKVHSKQFVSTPTSDDKCQEGNFSTSQSNEQNKSEAEEGLKQRLASTTEAIEKACDAWRLRGNQAYENGDLSIAENFYTYGIISVPSNETLECRIEPLVLCYSNRAATRISLGRIREALRDCMMAMSLDPNFTKVQMRAANCHLVLGEVEDALLFFGKCLESGAEVCLDRRITIEAADGLQKAQKVAEFTDRAAELLKQRTSDAAATALDIISEALSISQYSEKLLEMKAESLCLLRKYEEVIQLCEQTLHVAEKHFVSAGNLEQSTNVAGSGCKSYSVARLWRWHWISKAYFFMGRFEMAIKLLAKLEEVGSIRDGSRRSKILESLFSLAATIRELSCHKQAGNEAFQSGRYTEAVEQYTAALSSHVQSRPFAAICFCNRAAAHQALDQIADAIADSSLAIALDENYSKAVSRRATLHEMIRDHGQAATDLRRVITVLRNQPKEKVIGSGTAGKSTGKVKELRQAHRRLVLLEEEAKKGIPLDLYLVLGVKPSNTAADIKKAYRKAALRHHPDKAGQFLPRSELGDEGWLWKEIAQDIYKDADRLFKMIGEAYAVLSDPAKRSEYDFEEERRKAAKESNRSSVYRKTSDDHGFPFERSTYRRNRHDNWRNYGN